GGTCGGGGCGGGGATTGCGCCAGGCCCAGAGGTAGTACCCCAGAGGCCATCCCTGCTCGGCTTCCGTCTGCCGGCGGCCAGCGTCGTTCCAATCGCCGCCCGACCGGTCGTAGGTCGTCGGCTTCTGGTCGGGAACGCACAGGAAGGGATACTGTCCCCAGGGCAGCGGCATGTAGCCGATCTCGAACCGCTCGCGTATCGTCACCGATTCGTCCTGCCCGTCGTCCCAGGTGAAGCGGTACGCGGCCACGGGAATAGCGATCGGTCCGCCGGCCATGATCTCCGACCGGATCACCGCGTGGGCGAAGATCACGTTGACCGCGGAACTGCCGATTGGTATCTCGACGGGATCGACCGGACAGCCCACCTGTGAACCGAAGCCGATGAAGCAGTCGGAATCCGCGGCTCCGTCGCCGATCTGAAACGGCAGGCCGTAAAAGGTCTGCGATCCGAGCGACGGGTCCGCTATGGAATCGTAGACTTGCCGATTCGTGTTGTAGCTGGAAGTGAGATCCAGCGGTTGATAGTCCGGCATGGGGCCTCGCGCACCGGTTACGCAACCGGCTACATCGTCAGGCGTGCAAGGTTACAGTACGTCTTCGTGCAGGCTACCGAAACGTCAGGCGTGCAGGCTTTCCACAGCGGCATCTACATCATCGTAGGTCTTGAAGACGGTGTGAAGCCTGGTAATCCGGAACAGATGATCCAGGCGGTCGTTCACGCCCGTAAGCGCCATCTCTCCTGATCTGGATCTGATCTTCTTCATGGCGGCGATCAGCGAACCCAGTCCCGAACTGTTCATGATGGGCACGCCAGCCAGATCGGTAACGAAGCGCGTGCAGCCGCGGGTCAGGGCCTCGTCGATCATGCGGTCCAGTTCGATGCTGTCGTCCTCTTCCCACAACCTGCCCTCGATACGCAGTACGGCGATCTCGTTTTCCAGTGAAACGTCAATATTCATACCC
Above is a genomic segment from Gemmatimonadota bacterium containing:
- a CDS encoding STAS domain-containing protein, whose product is MNIDVSLENEIAVLRIEGRLWEEDDSIELDRMIDEALTRGCTRFVTDLAGVPIMNSSGLGSLIAAMKKIRSRSGEMALTGVNDRLDHLFRITRLHTVFKTYDDVDAAVESLHA